One Rhodococcus sp. P1Y DNA window includes the following coding sequences:
- a CDS encoding adenylate/guanylate cyclase domain-containing protein — protein sequence MPENQISSVVQSEIEKNLLGGTPKYTRGDIVEKSGIEPQRVTQLWIAMGFPVHTDPDAIVYTDADLDALRMITGLTEQGVIRPEMEVAIARTLGQTMSRLTEWQVGVVNSHIHDRIESAGPADLDAIRKDAREVAAQTVPTLEALQSYTWRRHLAATAGRSIADPNDEATSRTLAVGFADMVGYTSLTRRLAIEELTELLEEFESIATNIIARGRGSVIKNVGDEVMFSAQTPEDAAHIALDLQDAFAAKEDMPELRVGIAWGPVLARYGDLYGSVVNMAARLTSSAHPGSILVDTTLTEALAEDSEFYLKSLRSLRVRGFHKLKPHALRRNKRDNH from the coding sequence ATGCCTGAAAATCAGATCAGTTCGGTTGTGCAGTCGGAGATCGAGAAGAACCTGCTGGGGGGCACACCGAAGTACACGCGCGGGGACATCGTCGAGAAGTCGGGGATCGAGCCGCAGCGTGTGACGCAGTTGTGGATCGCGATGGGCTTTCCGGTGCACACCGATCCCGACGCAATCGTCTACACCGACGCCGATCTCGATGCACTGCGCATGATCACGGGTCTGACGGAACAGGGCGTCATCCGGCCCGAGATGGAAGTCGCCATTGCCCGGACTTTGGGGCAAACGATGTCGCGACTGACCGAATGGCAGGTCGGCGTCGTGAACTCTCACATTCACGACCGCATCGAAAGTGCCGGGCCTGCCGATCTCGACGCCATCCGCAAGGACGCCAGAGAGGTTGCTGCACAGACGGTACCGACCCTCGAAGCGTTGCAGTCCTACACGTGGCGGCGCCACCTGGCGGCGACAGCCGGACGGTCGATCGCCGATCCGAACGACGAGGCGACGAGCCGCACGCTGGCCGTCGGATTCGCCGATATGGTCGGCTACACCAGCCTCACCCGGCGGCTCGCCATCGAAGAACTCACCGAGTTGCTCGAGGAGTTCGAGTCGATCGCCACCAACATCATCGCGCGTGGACGCGGCTCGGTCATCAAGAACGTCGGCGACGAGGTGATGTTCAGCGCTCAGACACCTGAGGACGCGGCCCATATAGCGCTCGACCTGCAGGACGCATTCGCGGCGAAAGAAGACATGCCCGAACTGCGCGTCGGAATCGCGTGGGGACCGGTACTTGCCCGCTACGGCGACCTGTACGGCTCGGTGGTGAACATGGCTGCCCGCCTGACCAGTTCGGCGCATCCAGGGTCCATACTCGTGGATACGACGCTGACCGAGGCATTGGCGGAGGATTCCGAGTTCTACCTCAAATCACTTCGTTCACTGCGGGTCCGCGGATTTCACAAGCTCAAGCCGCATGCTTTGCGCCGCAACAAGCGGGACAATCACTAG
- a CDS encoding HAD-IB family hydrolase: protein MSNGPSIDLAHQLGVIADAPQGPDTAAFFDLDGTLISGFSAKAVFLERLKTLDVTVNELWEISSAVVEMRMRNSPVDNLMGKAVKGLEGRREEDLMEQAYTLFRNEIAPMIYPQARMLVEAHRHAGHRLVIATSATPYQAIPVKEDLQFDELLCTTPVVVDGVLTGELVGNSLWGPRKAQAVADYAEQQGLDLGRCFGYSNGGEDVPFLDEVGHPVALNPDEDLKRYAAKVDWPTLALENPKRGTDITSAIRSTAALGSVLASAGFGLGLGLLTGSRRTGANITSTIAPDIALTIAGIKLDVTGTENAWSARPAVFLFNHQSTADSIIVTSILRRDITAVAKRELERDPRFALLGRIFDVAYIDRGDPAQAREAMKPAIEKLHSGISVAIAPEGTRMPTPRLGRFKKGAFHLAMQAEVPIVPIVIHNAGDVMWKKDFTAHSGTVKVTVGEPISTKDWVPEKIDSYIDDVRSFYDRTLGYA, encoded by the coding sequence ATGAGCAATGGCCCGAGTATCGATCTCGCCCACCAACTCGGCGTCATCGCCGACGCACCGCAGGGACCGGATACGGCCGCGTTCTTCGATCTCGACGGCACACTGATCAGCGGTTTCTCGGCGAAGGCCGTATTTTTGGAACGCCTCAAGACCCTCGATGTCACGGTCAACGAATTGTGGGAGATTTCGAGCGCCGTGGTGGAGATGCGCATGCGCAACTCCCCTGTCGACAATCTGATGGGCAAGGCCGTCAAAGGCCTGGAAGGTCGACGCGAAGAAGATCTGATGGAGCAGGCCTACACCCTGTTCCGCAACGAGATCGCGCCGATGATCTATCCACAGGCCCGTATGCTCGTCGAGGCTCATCGCCACGCGGGCCATCGACTCGTGATCGCGACGTCGGCGACGCCATACCAAGCAATTCCGGTCAAGGAAGACCTGCAGTTCGACGAACTGCTGTGCACCACACCGGTCGTCGTCGATGGAGTGCTGACCGGAGAGCTCGTCGGAAATTCACTGTGGGGGCCGCGTAAAGCACAGGCCGTTGCCGATTACGCCGAACAGCAGGGTCTCGACCTCGGCCGATGCTTCGGCTACTCCAACGGGGGCGAGGACGTCCCGTTCCTCGACGAGGTCGGACACCCGGTCGCCTTGAACCCCGACGAGGATCTGAAACGGTATGCAGCCAAGGTGGATTGGCCGACGCTGGCCCTGGAGAACCCCAAACGCGGCACGGATATCACGTCCGCAATTCGAAGCACCGCAGCCTTGGGTTCAGTCCTCGCCAGCGCGGGCTTCGGTCTCGGACTCGGCCTGCTGACGGGTAGCCGCCGAACTGGTGCGAACATAACCTCGACCATCGCACCCGACATCGCGTTGACGATCGCCGGCATCAAGTTGGACGTCACCGGGACCGAGAACGCGTGGTCCGCCAGACCCGCAGTCTTCCTGTTCAACCATCAGAGCACGGCCGATTCCATCATCGTCACCTCCATTCTTCGACGTGACATCACCGCGGTCGCCAAGCGGGAGTTGGAACGCGATCCGAGGTTCGCATTGCTCGGTCGCATCTTCGACGTTGCGTACATCGATCGAGGCGATCCTGCACAAGCACGCGAAGCCATGAAACCGGCCATCGAGAAACTACATTCCGGAATCTCGGTGGCCATTGCACCCGAGGGCACTCGTATGCCGACCCCGCGCCTCGGACGGTTCAAGAAGGGAGCGTTCCACCTCGCTATGCAGGCGGAAGTGCCGATCGTGCCGATCGTCATCCACAATGCAGGCGACGTGATGTGGAAGAAAGACTTCACCGCACACTCCGGTACCGTCAAGGTCACCGTCGGAGAGCCCATCTCCACCAAGGATTGGGTTCCCGAGAAGATCGACAGCTACATCGACGACGTCCGATCCTTCTACGACAGAACGCTGGGATATGCCTGA
- a CDS encoding glycerol-3-phosphate 1-O-acyltransferase — protein sequence MYHVEANEQTTSDGPQVYLLDAASTLEVQALNQWIDSTTPDGAQRPPSVVLYGESAHQVADLVRAIAKDPLLIPLRVTLTEKKRGGFLRRVFAPRGNSMPTKAWQRWVQGDDPDHSAVLVGEPATLRDLAARFEKAGGTSLSLFIRRQASLALDRAERDVIGSEYKIPRFVVEDMTEQKKFHDGMAELATQVGEDLPEVERRVHTILNEMVATETRRAVEMWGTLGAYFSRAYQVDVDRTQLQKVRELNKKHPLVFLPNHRSYLDPLVLRPALLTEGLPLNHVMGGINVGFWPLGPIAKRSGVVLIQRKFSDEIYKWTLRQYMSFLLSKRFNLEWYIEGGRSRTGKLRPPRFGLLTYLVDALESSDAEDVYLVPTSITYDRLHEVGAMAAESHGAQKQAEGIRMAIGYIRAQGKLRGNVYLTFGEPISVRSILAENEDKRVAVQKIAITVSHAINDSTPVTPAALVTMALLGIEDRALNVHEMWAIISPLADYIKKRGLPTAGGVDISEVDVVRSAVIAQVNAGVVKRFDEGPEPVFYLAQDKHLVAAFFRNNAIHYFVMRAIGELVVLPDQGQTGASTPESIWKSALELRDLLKFEFFFGDKKDFGDRLEAEVALIDPDWRKNLDDPAYAAKKLESQDLHLAHRVLQPILEAYQVVADQLMLQPTGTEFDKPTFVAQCLGAAQARRLRQQLDHSEAISGELFDTALQLADNRGLVDPSGDNLAQRRRDFAREINEWARKARVVRDMAHRMLAEVDPLTVPAGVPSNEPREGDA from the coding sequence ATGTACCACGTCGAAGCGAACGAGCAAACGACATCCGACGGGCCGCAGGTGTACCTACTCGATGCGGCGTCGACCCTCGAGGTCCAGGCACTGAATCAGTGGATCGACTCGACCACCCCCGATGGTGCGCAACGGCCACCGTCGGTCGTGTTGTACGGCGAATCGGCGCACCAGGTGGCCGACCTGGTGCGCGCAATTGCCAAGGACCCACTGCTCATTCCGCTCCGGGTGACACTGACGGAGAAGAAGCGCGGAGGCTTCCTTCGCCGGGTGTTCGCACCGAGAGGGAACTCGATGCCGACCAAGGCATGGCAGCGATGGGTTCAGGGTGACGATCCCGATCACTCTGCCGTCCTGGTCGGCGAGCCCGCCACCCTTCGCGATCTGGCCGCCCGTTTCGAGAAGGCCGGCGGCACATCGTTGTCGTTGTTCATCCGCAGGCAGGCCAGCTTGGCGCTGGACCGAGCAGAGCGAGACGTGATCGGTTCCGAATACAAGATCCCTCGATTCGTGGTCGAGGACATGACCGAGCAGAAGAAGTTCCACGACGGTATGGCCGAACTGGCCACCCAGGTGGGCGAGGACCTGCCGGAGGTCGAGCGACGCGTCCACACGATTCTGAACGAGATGGTCGCCACCGAGACGCGTCGCGCGGTCGAGATGTGGGGCACTCTGGGCGCGTACTTCTCCCGTGCGTACCAGGTAGATGTGGACCGAACCCAGTTGCAGAAGGTTCGCGAGCTGAACAAGAAGCACCCTCTCGTGTTTCTTCCGAACCATCGTTCGTACCTCGACCCACTCGTCCTGCGGCCCGCACTGCTGACCGAAGGACTCCCCCTCAATCACGTCATGGGCGGAATCAACGTCGGATTCTGGCCGCTCGGGCCCATCGCCAAGCGCAGTGGGGTCGTGCTGATCCAGCGCAAGTTCTCCGACGAGATCTACAAGTGGACATTGCGGCAGTACATGAGCTTCCTGCTGAGCAAGCGATTCAACCTCGAGTGGTACATCGAGGGTGGACGCAGTCGCACCGGAAAACTTCGACCGCCACGTTTCGGTCTGCTGACGTATCTGGTCGACGCGTTGGAGAGCAGCGACGCAGAGGACGTGTACCTGGTGCCGACGTCCATCACGTACGACCGCCTGCACGAGGTGGGCGCGATGGCCGCCGAATCCCACGGTGCGCAGAAGCAAGCCGAGGGCATCAGGATGGCCATCGGCTACATCCGTGCACAGGGAAAGCTACGCGGCAACGTGTACCTGACGTTCGGCGAACCGATTTCGGTCAGATCGATTCTTGCCGAGAACGAGGACAAGCGCGTCGCCGTTCAGAAGATCGCCATCACCGTCTCGCATGCGATCAACGACTCGACGCCGGTGACCCCGGCCGCTCTCGTCACGATGGCCCTGCTCGGCATCGAAGACCGCGCGCTCAACGTCCACGAGATGTGGGCGATCATCTCGCCGTTGGCGGACTACATCAAGAAGCGCGGGTTGCCTACGGCAGGCGGCGTCGACATCAGTGAAGTAGACGTGGTGCGCTCGGCAGTGATTGCGCAGGTCAACGCCGGAGTGGTCAAACGCTTCGACGAGGGTCCCGAACCGGTCTTCTACCTCGCTCAGGACAAGCACCTAGTCGCAGCGTTCTTCCGCAACAACGCGATTCACTACTTCGTGATGCGCGCGATCGGCGAGTTGGTCGTCCTGCCCGATCAAGGCCAAACCGGTGCCTCCACGCCCGAATCGATATGGAAGTCCGCACTGGAGTTACGCGATCTGCTCAAGTTCGAGTTCTTCTTCGGAGACAAGAAGGATTTCGGGGATCGCCTCGAAGCCGAAGTCGCCCTCATCGATCCGGACTGGCGTAAGAACCTCGACGATCCCGCGTACGCAGCCAAGAAACTGGAGTCACAGGATCTGCACCTGGCTCACCGTGTACTCCAGCCGATACTCGAGGCGTACCAGGTGGTCGCCGATCAGCTGATGCTGCAGCCCACCGGCACCGAGTTCGACAAGCCGACGTTCGTCGCCCAGTGCCTCGGCGCAGCCCAGGCGCGGCGTCTTCGCCAGCAACTGGACCACAGCGAGGCGATCTCGGGCGAATTGTTCGACACAGCACTGCAATTGGCCGACAACCGCGGGTTGGTCGATCCATCGGGTGACAATCTCGCTCAACGCCGGCGCGACTTCGCCCGAGAGATCAACGAATGGGCGCGGAAGGCTCGCGTCGTCCGCGACATGGCACACCGCATGCTCGCCGAGGTAGATCCACTGACCGTGCCCGCCGGAGTGCCGAGCAACGAACCACGGGAGGGTGACGCCTGA
- a CDS encoding SGNH/GDSL hydrolase family protein: MNTTTITPDLLRGALDHEYTERGLVVHRLPAWARSQVPDAQLASAETQPAGVRLAFRTTARVVELDAVRTKRNFVGLPPRPDGFYDLFSNGVFTHSSPSNGGDVVTIDMATGGVEVSAGTVGTMKFALDPGVKDVEIWLPHNETVELVSLRSDSPIEPSPTPSRPRWLHYGSSISQGSNAATPSATWIGAVASSSRLDVVNLGFGGSAMLDPFVSRVLRDEAADVISLEIGINIVNSDAMRLRAFVPAVHGFLDTVRDGHPDVPIYVISPIYCPIHEDTPGPGAFDPEELAEGRVAFMATGVAGPGKLTLRVIREELDRIVAQRQDLNLVYVDGLDLYGVDDFADAPLPDRLHPDEATHQLIAHRFREVSATSSNSYFD, from the coding sequence GTGAACACGACGACGATCACTCCTGATCTGCTACGAGGCGCCCTCGACCACGAGTACACCGAACGTGGTCTCGTCGTGCACCGTCTGCCTGCATGGGCGCGCTCGCAGGTTCCCGACGCGCAACTCGCCTCCGCTGAAACTCAGCCCGCAGGCGTGCGTCTCGCCTTCAGGACGACGGCGAGGGTCGTCGAACTCGACGCGGTGCGCACCAAGCGCAACTTCGTCGGCCTACCTCCACGGCCCGACGGGTTCTACGACCTGTTCTCGAACGGAGTTTTCACGCACAGTTCACCGTCCAACGGCGGCGACGTCGTCACGATAGACATGGCGACGGGCGGGGTCGAGGTAAGTGCAGGAACGGTCGGGACGATGAAATTCGCGCTCGATCCCGGCGTCAAAGACGTCGAGATCTGGCTTCCTCACAACGAAACCGTCGAGCTCGTATCGCTGAGATCCGACAGTCCAATCGAACCATCGCCGACGCCGAGTAGACCCAGGTGGCTTCATTACGGAAGCTCGATCAGCCAAGGTTCCAACGCTGCAACACCGAGCGCGACGTGGATCGGGGCGGTCGCGTCGTCCAGCCGACTCGATGTCGTCAACCTCGGATTCGGCGGGAGCGCCATGCTGGACCCGTTCGTGTCCAGGGTTCTCCGAGACGAAGCAGCCGATGTGATCAGCCTCGAAATCGGCATCAACATCGTGAACAGCGACGCCATGCGGTTACGCGCCTTCGTGCCCGCGGTCCATGGGTTTCTCGACACGGTGCGAGACGGTCACCCGGATGTTCCGATTTACGTGATCTCGCCGATCTACTGCCCCATTCACGAGGACACTCCTGGGCCAGGGGCATTCGACCCCGAGGAGCTCGCAGAGGGAAGGGTTGCGTTCATGGCGACCGGCGTAGCGGGACCGGGCAAATTGACTCTCAGGGTCATCCGTGAGGAGTTGGATCGGATCGTGGCACAGCGACAGGATCTGAATCTGGTCTACGTCGACGGCCTCGACCTGTACGGCGTGGATGATTTCGCCGACGCCCCACTTCCGGATCGCCTTCACCCCGATGAAGCCACTCACCAATTGATCGCACACAGGTTTCGAGAAGTGTCTGCAACTTCGAGTAACAGTTACTTTGATTAA
- a CDS encoding DUF6319 family protein, translating into MPPRRRKTANESLTPENLATLAGALAEGRRATVYLIEPTPSLGLPEGTSAKVVSIDGSTVTISPKGVDDELPFEADELRITRNAPGSAAKPAAKSAATPAAAKPQIAEWTEPAKPSPAKPAPTKPAPTKSAPASIAPAKPAPAKAASAPARKGKKGPDSVSVTIHAGADNDWSVTVTHGARRPGKAQSVSPESVSRAVRELGDESARDAVEAVISYAREEAASRVAELSRQLEEARSMLAALESDV; encoded by the coding sequence ATGCCACCGCGAAGACGAAAGACCGCGAACGAATCCCTCACGCCCGAGAATCTCGCGACGTTGGCGGGCGCCCTCGCGGAGGGGCGTCGGGCGACGGTCTACCTCATCGAGCCGACGCCGAGTCTCGGGTTGCCCGAGGGCACGTCGGCCAAGGTCGTCTCGATCGACGGCAGCACGGTCACGATCAGCCCCAAAGGCGTCGACGACGAACTGCCGTTCGAGGCCGATGAACTTCGCATCACCCGTAACGCACCCGGTAGTGCCGCCAAGCCTGCGGCCAAGTCCGCCGCGACACCGGCGGCGGCGAAGCCGCAGATAGCCGAGTGGACCGAGCCGGCCAAGCCTTCTCCAGCCAAGCCTGCCCCCACAAAGCCTGCCCCCACCAAGTCTGCGCCGGCCAGCATTGCGCCGGCGAAGCCTGCTCCGGCCAAGGCCGCCTCGGCGCCGGCTCGCAAGGGCAAGAAGGGTCCGGACAGCGTCAGCGTCACCATTCATGCGGGCGCCGACAACGACTGGTCCGTGACGGTGACGCACGGGGCTCGAAGGCCGGGCAAAGCGCAGTCGGTCTCGCCGGAGTCGGTCTCCCGGGCGGTCCGAGAACTTGGCGACGAGTCAGCCCGTGATGCGGTCGAGGCCGTCATCTCCTATGCCAGGGAAGAAGCAGCGTCGCGGGTGGCCGAGTTGAGCCGTCAACTGGAGGAAGCCCGGTCCATGTTGGCTGCTCTCGAATCGGATGTTTAG
- a CDS encoding S1 family peptidase: MLKKFMLVAVAAAAVAASFGVGTASAAAPAVLGGGSGIIVDNAAECTLTTIGNDREGRLVGLTAGHCGGAGATIVPEYDPSAGVVGRIAFSNPEYDYAVIEFDRAKVVPVNRVGNVTITQVGPPASFPNIVCKEGRTTGNTCGVAYGDVLQSQETWSQLCVVEGDSGSPVVVGTTLVGMVNAYLGIACFGPQVGTNMDAILRHIDAGNAVGAGFAPIP, from the coding sequence ATGTTGAAGAAGTTCATGCTCGTCGCCGTGGCGGCAGCCGCTGTTGCTGCAAGTTTCGGCGTCGGGACTGCATCCGCTGCAGCTCCGGCGGTACTGGGGGGTGGTTCCGGGATCATCGTCGACAATGCGGCCGAGTGCACATTGACCACGATCGGCAACGACCGTGAAGGCCGCCTCGTCGGTCTTACCGCAGGTCATTGCGGTGGCGCAGGTGCGACGATCGTCCCCGAGTACGACCCGTCCGCCGGTGTGGTGGGACGTATCGCATTCTCCAACCCGGAGTACGACTACGCGGTCATCGAGTTCGACCGCGCCAAGGTTGTCCCCGTCAATCGCGTGGGCAACGTGACCATCACGCAGGTCGGTCCGCCCGCCTCGTTCCCCAACATCGTCTGCAAGGAAGGCCGCACCACCGGTAACACCTGTGGTGTCGCCTACGGTGACGTCCTGCAGTCGCAGGAGACTTGGTCGCAGCTGTGCGTCGTCGAAGGTGATTCGGGTAGCCCCGTGGTCGTCGGCACCACGCTCGTCGGCATGGTGAACGCCTACCTCGGGATCGCATGCTTCGGTCCTCAGGTCGGAACCAACATGGACGCGATCCTGCGACATATCGACGCGGGTAACGCAGTCGGAGCAGGGTTCGCCCCGATCCCCTGA
- a CDS encoding MFS transporter: MTLLAMTPVQEMEKPYAKRWAALGVLCLSLLVVVMANTSLLVAAPAMTMDLNLSSSDLQWVIDGYTVPYAALMLLFGVIGDRYSRRGALLLGLLIFTAGSIAGALTDATVGVILARIVMGVAAAIVMPATLSLLVATFPKHERATAVTIWAATSGLAIAMGPLLAGWLLESYWWGSSFLINVPITVFAIAAAIALVPPSRAVDPGRIDWLGGLLSVVAVSTVVYAIIEGMHFGWSVGPTYFAVVGVLSIAAFVGWELRHPNPLLDVRAFRSRVLSGAVLAVLLFFLVTFGAIYYVAQYLQFVLDFGPVSTGVHLLPLAGAVFVGSGITQWLTPKVGMKYTVTAGMVVGTLAVVSMLGIDTTASYVDFVPVLSLLGIGIGLSVSPCTDAIMAEFPDNKLGVAGGLNDTALELGGSLGIAFLGSVLATTYRGGIIDFLAGFPGKGPDGQPTEQALQAVEASGDSVAGAVIVSDILRENPFLKGYADNLEINAVSSFVGAVVHTSLIATVVFAVGAVIVGVLLPAPVKRVLPVAPAAFDPAAAREVAELEHLLEQPSAPKAAVVGLEKAEAVVLAKPVAETSTVRTPVVVETSVSVEAIVAGELVRPSIYQLAAKVFEVQAAAEEEAALENSEHVTIHQLALADRARKRRESAEEELDAALDLAELPVMRRAPKPVNRPSQQNFYQLADSAYRRCTEFKERSSPVWAMPL; the protein is encoded by the coding sequence ATGACATTGCTTGCGATGACTCCTGTTCAGGAGATGGAAAAGCCGTACGCCAAACGTTGGGCCGCACTGGGGGTGCTGTGCCTGAGCCTTCTCGTCGTCGTCATGGCGAACACGTCGTTGTTGGTGGCCGCACCGGCCATGACGATGGATCTGAACCTGTCGAGCAGCGACCTGCAGTGGGTTATCGACGGTTACACCGTCCCGTACGCAGCGTTGATGCTGCTGTTCGGCGTCATCGGTGACCGCTACAGTCGCCGGGGCGCTTTACTTCTCGGGTTGTTGATCTTCACGGCTGGTTCCATTGCCGGTGCACTGACCGACGCAACAGTTGGAGTCATCCTCGCGCGCATCGTGATGGGTGTGGCAGCGGCCATCGTGATGCCCGCGACCCTGTCGCTTCTCGTTGCCACGTTCCCCAAGCACGAGCGCGCCACCGCAGTCACAATTTGGGCTGCGACCTCGGGTCTCGCGATTGCGATGGGACCATTGCTGGCCGGCTGGCTTCTCGAAAGCTACTGGTGGGGTTCGAGTTTCTTGATCAACGTCCCCATCACTGTTTTCGCCATCGCTGCCGCCATCGCACTCGTCCCGCCCTCGCGGGCCGTGGACCCGGGCCGAATCGACTGGCTCGGAGGGCTGCTGTCCGTAGTCGCAGTATCGACTGTCGTGTACGCGATCATCGAGGGCATGCACTTCGGATGGAGTGTCGGCCCGACGTACTTCGCGGTAGTCGGCGTCCTGAGTATCGCTGCGTTCGTCGGTTGGGAGCTGCGACACCCCAATCCACTTCTCGACGTCCGTGCATTCCGTTCACGGGTGCTCAGTGGCGCCGTTCTTGCGGTTCTGCTGTTCTTCCTCGTCACGTTCGGCGCCATCTACTATGTGGCGCAATACCTTCAGTTCGTGCTCGACTTCGGGCCGGTGTCCACGGGTGTGCACCTGCTTCCGCTCGCTGGTGCCGTGTTCGTCGGATCCGGTATCACCCAGTGGTTGACGCCTAAGGTTGGCATGAAGTACACGGTGACCGCAGGCATGGTCGTCGGGACTCTTGCTGTGGTCTCCATGCTCGGAATCGACACCACTGCAAGCTATGTGGACTTCGTTCCCGTTCTGAGCTTGCTCGGAATCGGTATCGGACTCAGTGTCTCACCGTGCACCGACGCCATCATGGCCGAATTTCCTGACAACAAGCTCGGTGTCGCGGGTGGCCTGAACGACACAGCGCTGGAACTGGGCGGCTCGCTCGGAATCGCCTTTCTCGGTTCGGTTCTCGCGACGACGTATCGCGGCGGGATCATCGACTTCCTCGCAGGGTTCCCCGGAAAAGGTCCCGACGGGCAGCCGACCGAACAGGCATTGCAAGCGGTCGAAGCGTCGGGTGATTCGGTCGCCGGTGCCGTCATCGTCTCGGACATCCTGCGCGAGAACCCATTTCTCAAGGGCTATGCGGACAACCTGGAGATCAATGCGGTCAGTTCCTTCGTCGGAGCCGTCGTACATACGTCGTTGATCGCTACCGTTGTGTTCGCTGTCGGTGCGGTGATCGTCGGCGTCCTGCTGCCTGCGCCCGTGAAACGTGTTCTGCCCGTTGCTCCTGCGGCGTTCGATCCGGCGGCGGCACGCGAAGTGGCCGAGTTGGAGCACTTGCTCGAGCAGCCGTCGGCCCCGAAGGCAGCGGTCGTCGGACTCGAGAAGGCGGAGGCCGTCGTTCTCGCGAAGCCGGTTGCGGAGACCAGCACCGTCCGAACGCCTGTAGTTGTGGAGACATCGGTCTCCGTCGAGGCGATTGTCGCGGGCGAATTGGTGAGGCCGAGTATCTACCAGCTCGCCGCGAAGGTGTTCGAGGTGCAAGCTGCTGCGGAAGAGGAAGCAGCGCTGGAGAACTCGGAGCACGTCACCATCCATCAGCTGGCTCTTGCCGACCGGGCACGTAAGCGTCGTGAGTCCGCGGAAGAAGAACTGGACGCCGCACTCGATCTCGCCGAACTCCCCGTCATGCGACGCGCCCCCAAACCGGTCAACAGGCCGAGCCAGCAGAACTTCTACCAGCTCGCCGACTCCGCTTACCGACGGTGCACGGAGTTCAAGGAACGCTCCAGCCCGGTCTGGGCTATGCCGTTGTAG